CCCGTCCACGACGCGGAGATAGAACCCCTTGGGATACTCCACGTCTTCACTCAGCGGCTCGGACGCGATGTGGACCGCCCCGGTCGGGCCGCGACCTGCGGACAGGACCGAGTCCGGCGCGTTCGCTTGGTCCATCATCGTCAACCGGAGATAAGGGCCGGCCACCAGGGGACAGAGTTCGAGGCCCTGAGCCCTGGCGGCCTCGAAGACGCGGGACTGAACAGCCCCCTCCTCGAAACCCAGCTGCTCCACGGTGCGCTCGACGATTCGCAGCGTTTCACGGAGTGGGTCATCGAACGCGGGGTGGGTGAGCAGTGTCTGCGCGTGCACATTGAGCTGCACACCCGCAAGGTGCAGAGCCTCGACGATCGCGGATCGCGACTGCCCGCCCACCTGAACCACGAGACCCCCGGTCCCTGCTGCGCTCCCCACGGAACCATCCTCCGTCACGAGCAGCACGACAACGGTGAGCCAGGCAGCCTCAGACATCCGGTCGAGGATCCCTTGCGCTGTGTCCGGGTCTCCCGCGTTCCACATCGCGGGGCGATCAGATGACCTTCTGCTCGTCGTGAGGGTGGCCTTCCGCCGGTAGCACGAGGAGTTCGGCGATGCGCCGTCGGTCGATGCTGGTGACCTGGAGGGTCGCGCCGTCCACGTCGACGGTGTCTCCCGGTGCCGCAAGCCGGCCGAGGCGGTCGAGGACGAAACCGGCGACGGTGTCCCATGTCCCCCGCGGTAGCTCGATGCCGGTCGTCTCGGCGAAGTCCTGCAGGTTGAGTCGCCCGTCGACGACGCCTCCGCCGTCAGCGAGCCTCACGGGTGCGGCGTCGGTGTCGTATTCGTCGAAGATCTCGCCGACGACTTCCTCGACGAGATCCTCCAAAGTGACGATCCCGTCGGTGCCGCCGTATTCGTCGACGACGACGGCGATATGGGTGTTCCGGGCGCGAAGTTTCGTGAGGGTGGGAAGAAGACGGGCGGTAGCGGGCAGGTACGGGATCGGCCTGAGGACCTGTGACAATGGCGCACCCGGGTCGTGCGCGGCGGCGTCGTACAGGTCCCGCACGTGCGCGAACCCCGTGATGTCGTCGATGGACTGGTCCACCACCGGGTACCGCGAGAACGGCAGGTCGTTGATGCGAGCGATGGCCTCTGCGACGGTGTCGCTGCTGGGGAGGGCGACGACCTCGGGCCGGGGTCGCATGACCTCACTGATCTGCCGGTCACGCAGCGAGAGCACGTCGTCCAGGATGCGGCGTTCGTCCTCGGGCAGCCCTTCATGACTCGTCACGATGTCCCGGAGCTCCTCCTCCGTCATCTCCTCGCTCGTGCGGTGGGGATCACCGCCGAGAAGACGCACCACCGCGTTCGTCGACACGGACAGCAACCAGATCACCGGGCGCATGAGCACCGCGAAACCATTGAGGACCGGGGCCACGGCATACGCGAACTGCGCATTGCGCTGGATCGCCAGCCGTTTCGGTGCCAGCTCACCCAGGACGAGCGACAGGTACGCGACGATCAGAGTCAGCAGGATCGTGGCAAGAGTGAGGGCGGCCGGCTCGGCCAGTCCGAGCGATACCAGCAGGGGTGCGACGGAGGGGGCAATCGACGACGCGCCGTACGCGGCCGACGCGAACCCGGCGACCGTCACCCCGATCTGCACCGCTGAGAGGAACCTGTTCGGGTTGCGAGCCAGCGCAGCGACCTTCTCGCCTCGCTTCCCGCGCTGAGCTATGGCGTTGACCTGACTGTCGCGGAGCGTCACCAGCGCCATCTCGGTCGCCGCGAACACACCACCGATGAGGACGAACACCACGACCAGTGCGATGTTCAACCCCAGCTCCCCGTTCATCGGACCACCCCAGGAAGAGGTAGCCGGCCCGGCCTCCACCGGGCACCGGGTCTGTCGCAGTCGGACGAAGTCTCAGGGGAACGGGTCATACCTCCACTCTAGGAACTGAAGGCCACGCCGGTCGACCTCGAGGCGCCGAAGACAGCGCCTCCCTCCTCGGTGGCGGCATCCGGAGCCGCGGTCTACGTCGATGGGAGACAGTCCGGCGACCGAGCGCGGGTGCAAGGATTCCGCATGCAACGCTGCTCCGGGGGCGACGCGTGGTGCACGCGCCTGTACCCGGCTATCTTGGCACGTACGCGGATGCGATCAGCGCTCACGGGGTCAGTCATGGTTCCTGCGCGGTCACCTGGTCAGGTGAGACGTGCAGCACCGCACGATGAAGGAGACAGACATGGCGGGACGATTCGAGATCTATCTGGACGATGATGAGCGATTCCGGTTCCGGCTCACAGGCGACGACGGAGCGACCCTGGTCACCAGTGAGCCGTACGGGGACAAGGACACGACCGTCAAAGGCATCAACGGTATTCGGGACTGCGCTTCATCAGCGCTCATAGCCGACCTCACCTGAGCAGTCATCCCTGTACGTCAGCCTCCACGAGACGCTCCTTCACCGCACCGACGGGGCGGAGAGGGAAACAGCGGTCATGTGTCGGTGTCGCGATGTGCCATCGCGACGGGTTTGGACTCCACACTTCCACGTTCGCGCAGGTAGACGGACGCCCCGATCATCACGGCGATGACCATGAACTCGCTCTGCCAGTTCTGGAAGGACTCGAACCAGAATCGCGACGTCGCCATATACCCGAGCACGGTGACCCCTGGTTGGCCGTGACTCGCCTGTTCGTCGTTGTATGCCTCGCTTCCGCCCACTGCATGCAGGAGGAAGGAGGCCGCGAACAGGACGAAGAACATGATGGACAGCGAATGTTCGTACAGTCTGAGCACAAGACCGCCACGGCGCACCGGCCACGGTGCGTCCTTGTTGCCTGCCGATTCCCGCGGGTCGTCATCCTGCGGTTCATGCTTGCCCGGGAGCTTGGACTCCGAGGAGCCACGCTGGAACAAATACGCGGTCAACACCACGTACATGCCCATCTGCAGGAACTCCGATTCCCAGTTCTCGAACGTCGCCTCCAGGAAGTCGCCCGTACCGAAGAAGCCGAGGAGGGTGACGCCGGGCGCTCCGTGAGCACGTTGCTCTTCGTTGTAGTCGAGGACGCCACTGAGCACCATGCCGACGAAGGAGACGAGGAACAGCGCGGCATTCGCCAGGAAGAGTCCGTGGTCTCTTATCCAGTGCTTCATGGTGGTATTCGTCCTTCCGCTGACTCAGGGCACCGTGTGCTTGTTCAACGCTAGGAACGCCGCAGTGGCGCGGCAAGCGGAATCGGCGCGCCACTGCTGTTTGCATCGTCCGGTCCGTCCCCTTCCACTGGTCCGGATGTCACGACCAGGGAATAGCGCCTTGATATCAAGGAATTCGTGAAGGTGATTCCTCTCCAGGAAGGGCCGACAGTTTCCTCGCCTGTCTTTTCTTGCCACGCAATGCGAGCATTATCCAGTAGATTGCAAGGCCGGCGGCTATAACCAGGAAGACCCAGTCCCAGGCATTCCCGTTCCCGTAGGCAAGCCGAATGATGATCGGGATACTGAGCAGAACCGCGCCCAGGAAGCCTGCGACCAATGGCCCGTCACCGTGGAGAATCTGGTTCTTATTCTTCTGTCCCATATCCCTACTCTGTCAGGTGCCGCTGTCGAACCGTAGGACGCGCGAAGCGAGGCGGTTATAGAGCCCTCCGCCTCTATCCGGACCAGGGGCGCAGGTCTACCGTGAGTGCATGCCGGGCCCAACGAAAGACTCACTCGACCTTGACGCCGATATGACCGGCGTGCAGATGCGGGATGCGATGGGGCAGCTGCTCCAGAAGCTCCGGTACGAGCCGACGGCCAAGCGCATCCGCGCGACGCTCGGCGGGCGGACCGTCGTCGACACCACGCGCGCAATGCTCGTGTGGGAGCCGCGACGGGTCGTGCCCGGCTACGCCGTCCCGTACCAGGACATCCACGCCGAGATCTCGCTTCGCTCCTCGACGCCACTCGAGAATGACGCGGTGGGATTCATGCTTCCCGACCTGTCGAAGGTTCCCGTGTTCGACCCGCGGATCCCGTTCGACGTGCGCACGACGGCCGGCGAACCGGTCGAGGTACGCGTTCCGGAGACGGATGCCGCGGCTGCCGGGTTCCGGGCACACGACCCCGGTCTCGCCGATCATGTGATCCTCGCATTCGCCGACTTCGACACCTGGTTCGAGGAAGACGACGAGATCATCAGCCATCCGCATGACCCGTACGGTCGCATCGACATTCGAGGCACCTCCCGGCACGTGCAGCTGATGCTCGACGGCCACGTCCTCGCCGACACCACCCGAGCACGGATGCTGTTCGAGACGAACCTGCCTGCCCGGTACTACCTGCCGATGGAGGACGTCGTGGCGCCGCTCGAGCCCAGCTCGACAAGCTCGATGTGCTCGTACAAGGGTTATGCGACCTGGTACTCCGCGACTATCGGAGATCAACGGGTGGACGACATTGCGTGGCAGTACGAACACCCCCTGAGCGACGCAGCGGACGTGCGGGACTACGTCGCGTTCCTCGACGAGCGACTGGACCTCGTCATCGATGGCGAGCAACAGAAGCGCTCAGTGACTCCGTGGTCGTGACGCCCCTCGCGAAACGACCGTCAATTGATGATCTGGGCCCGTTCATCCGCATGCAGTGCCGCCAGTCGCTCTTTCCAGGTTCGTAGTGCCTCGGGTGTCAGCCGCGTCCAATCGGCGATCTCGCCGATGACCCTCAACGGAGCACGACTGCGGTACGACCGGGTCGGATTGCCTGGGAACTTCTTGTCGGTCACGTTCGGGTCGTCCTCGAACTCTCCTGTCGGCTCGACGGCATAGACGCGCGGTTCACCATCACCGGATGCAAGCTCTGCAGCGAGACCTGCGCCGTCGGGAAGCGCGGTGAAGTAGATGTGGTTCATGATGACGTCGGGACGGTAATTCGACCGGAAGCCCGCGGTCAGAAAATCTCCGACCTTCAGGTCCGCTTTCGTGCCGTGGAAGAACGGCCCTTTCTCGCTCACGTGGCTCACTGCGACAGCTTAGGGGACCGCCGAGGTCACCGGCCAGGTGGGCGAGGAGGCTTCGGGATGGGCAAGGCCCGCTTGACCAGGAATCTCCTGACTGTCGCGTCTGCAGGTGATGACCGCGGTGACCTCCCAGCCTTCAGGGAGGCGACAGCAGCAGGAGGCTACACATTGGTGGTCGATGGCCCTGACATCGCACCAGAAGTGCGCCAGGTTCCCGGTGCACACTCCGACGCCGCGATGCAGTAGCGAGGGGTTTCGGACGCCGTCATCCGAAGGACCTTGGTCTGCAGAAGTGGAACACCCCGGCAGGGGCCATCAGCCACGTACAGCAGCGACGGCTTCGATCTCCACGAGTTGGCCCTCGTAGCCGAGAACCGTGACACCGAGAAGGGTGCTCGGCACGTCATTGGCGCCGAATGCCTGGCGAACGATCTCCCATGCCCTGACGAGATCAGCCCGATCAGTCGATGCCACGAGCACACGGGTACTGATCACGTCCTCGAGCGCGGCTCCAGCCTCATCGAGTGCGGTCTTCATGTTCCCAAGACACTGTCGCGCCTGGACTGCATAGTCACCTTTGCCGACCGTCGCTCCGGCTTCGTCGAGAGGGCATGACCCCGCGAGGAAGATCAATCGCGCATCCGCAGGCGCTGTGGCCGCGTAGGCGTACGGCGCCGGGGAGAGGATGCTGGATCGGATCAACGTCACTACTGAATTTCATCAGAGCTCTACTTTCCTTCGTATCGACACATGACCGGCTACGAGTGGTCGTCGCCAAGGGACCGTATGTGGGCAGCGTTGCCACTGATGGCTGCCAGGTATCGCTCGATGTCGCGAGAGCGAACGAACTCCACCACCAGATCAAGCAGGGACGCGACAGATGCACTCGATCGACCCGCCGCATGAAGGGTGATGGCCTCGAAGGCCCCTAGCGCCGGCGAGCCGGGAAACGCGGTACGAGCTGTCCTGAAGACCTCGAGCGACGCCTCGAACTCGCCCAGGTTCCTGAGCGTCGACCCGTACTGGATGTAGCACCGGCGCAGCAGATCCCCTTCGAGCCCGGCAGCAAGAGCTTCCTCATAGAACTTCCGCGCGATGTCTTCCTGTCCCGCGGTATCGTAGGCCCCGCCGATTTCGTAGAGCACTCGCGCATCCCCCGGATGGGAAGCGTAGTAGGGAAGCAAAGCGTCGATGGTCGGCTGCATATTGTCGCGGTCCCGACGCTCGAGAATCAGGTCGAGCTCATCATCCAGAGTCATTCCGTCACTTTCGCACACGACCATCCGTCTGCCCGTATATCGATCCGCAGCTGACCTTAGCCTCCCCCGCGTACTGCGGTGTCCGCAGGCAGAGCAAAGCGTGCGCTCGGAAAGTCGGAAGGGGCGGACCTGCGCCGGCCGATGTGCTTCCAGAAGCGCATGGACTTTGAATGAATTGTTCGGCTGATCTAATGATCGGATGACATCACAGACCTTCTCCGTCCTCAAGAAGGCGGTCGCTGGTGATCGGGTCGCTGTTCTTTCCCCGGCGTTCGCGGCGCCGGCGATCGCGACGGATGTTCACGAGCAGGCGATGAGACGGCTGTCGGAGACGACCGGGTTGGTGCCGGTCGAATATCCGACGACCAGACAACTCGGCGCGTCCCCGCAGGCCCGGGCCGTCGACATCACCGCAGCATTCGCCGATCCGAGTATCCGTGCCGTGCTCGCGACGATCGGAGGAAATGACCAGATCACCGTGATCAGGCACCTCGACGCTGCGGTCATCGCCGCCAACCCGAAACCGT
This genomic interval from Arthrobacter agilis contains the following:
- a CDS encoding DUF6766 family protein, whose amino-acid sequence is MKHWIRDHGLFLANAALFLVSFVGMVLSGVLDYNEEQRAHGAPGVTLLGFFGTGDFLEATFENWESEFLQMGMYVVLTAYLFQRGSSESKLPGKHEPQDDDPRESAGNKDAPWPVRRGGLVLRLYEHSLSIMFFVLFAASFLLHAVGGSEAYNDEQASHGQPGVTVLGYMATSRFWFESFQNWQSEFMVIAVMIGASVYLRERGSVESKPVAMAHRDTDT
- a CDS encoding DUF427 domain-containing protein encodes the protein MPGPTKDSLDLDADMTGVQMRDAMGQLLQKLRYEPTAKRIRATLGGRTVVDTTRAMLVWEPRRVVPGYAVPYQDIHAEISLRSSTPLENDAVGFMLPDLSKVPVFDPRIPFDVRTTAGEPVEVRVPETDAAAAGFRAHDPGLADHVILAFADFDTWFEEDDEIISHPHDPYGRIDIRGTSRHVQLMLDGHVLADTTRARMLFETNLPARYYLPMEDVVAPLEPSSTSSMCSYKGYATWYSATIGDQRVDDIAWQYEHPLSDAADVRDYVAFLDERLDLVIDGEQQKRSVTPWS
- a CDS encoding RidA family protein, producing MTLIRSSILSPAPYAYAATAPADARLIFLAGSCPLDEAGATVGKGDYAVQARQCLGNMKTALDEAGAALEDVISTRVLVASTDRADLVRAWEIVRQAFGANDVPSTLLGVTVLGYEGQLVEIEAVAAVRG
- a CDS encoding tetratricopeptide repeat protein; its protein translation is MTLDDELDLILERRDRDNMQPTIDALLPYYASHPGDARVLYEIGGAYDTAGQEDIARKFYEEALAAGLEGDLLRRCYIQYGSTLRNLGEFEASLEVFRTARTAFPGSPALGAFEAITLHAAGRSSASVASLLDLVVEFVRSRDIERYLAAISGNAAHIRSLGDDHS
- the arr gene encoding NAD(+)--rifampin ADP-ribosyltransferase, with the translated sequence MSHVSEKGPFFHGTKADLKVGDFLTAGFRSNYRPDVIMNHIYFTALPDGAGLAAELASGDGEPRVYAVEPTGEFEDDPNVTDKKFPGNPTRSYRSRAPLRVIGEIADWTRLTPEALRTWKERLAALHADERAQIIN
- a CDS encoding YegP family protein: MAGRFEIYLDDDERFRFRLTGDDGATLVTSEPYGDKDTTVKGINGIRDCASSALIADLT
- a CDS encoding hemolysin family protein, coding for MNGELGLNIALVVVFVLIGGVFAATEMALVTLRDSQVNAIAQRGKRGEKVAALARNPNRFLSAVQIGVTVAGFASAAYGASSIAPSVAPLLVSLGLAEPAALTLATILLTLIVAYLSLVLGELAPKRLAIQRNAQFAYAVAPVLNGFAVLMRPVIWLLSVSTNAVVRLLGGDPHRTSEEMTEEELRDIVTSHEGLPEDERRILDDVLSLRDRQISEVMRPRPEVVALPSSDTVAEAIARINDLPFSRYPVVDQSIDDITGFAHVRDLYDAAAHDPGAPLSQVLRPIPYLPATARLLPTLTKLRARNTHIAVVVDEYGGTDGIVTLEDLVEEVVGEIFDEYDTDAAPVRLADGGGVVDGRLNLQDFAETTGIELPRGTWDTVAGFVLDRLGRLAAPGDTVDVDGATLQVTSIDRRRIAELLVLPAEGHPHDEQKVI